The Vicia villosa cultivar HV-30 ecotype Madison, WI unplaced genomic scaffold, Vvil1.0 ctg.000470F_1_1, whole genome shotgun sequence genomic interval tgtgtgTATTTGAGTTTTCGTGTGAATATTATATCGATTAATTcatttttacattctttttgtatgattattcAATTGGTTGAAGCTTTAGTCATAAAAGTACTAAGGATGGCTTCAAGTTGCATTTTTGCGAAGGAAATAAAGCTACAGgtcgcgcttagcgcggtgctaGCGTGCCCAGTCAGAACGTTGCGCGCTTAGCGCAGTATTTGGCGCTTTGCGCAAAATAAGGCAGTTTAAGTGTAATAAGTGGAAGTGCGCTTAGCGCGGAAATTGGGGCTTAGCACGGTCTGCGATTTCAGTTTGTATAGATAgttttaaaacatatttattaGGTGATCCATCACTTTTTAGGGTGTGATCTGGTTCTTAGAGTTTAGGGGCCTTGATCACAACACTTGGGCGTGCATCTTGATGATCCGGGGTCGAATCTTCTTCGATTGTGATTGACACCATAAGAGATTTGGGTTCTTCCCCTCTTTGTTTTCCTTTGTGTTGGGATTTGTATGTAGTTTACTttgttttgtatgtatatttattgctcaTGGTATTGAATGAGATCTATTTTACAAATCAATAttgtgtttatccttgttttTGCTTTTTGCATGAGTTTTTGTTGCTTTAGACATAAACTGCTCAAATTTCTCTTGGATGAATGCTTCTAGGTTCTTgaatctagagatagatttaggctTAGTAATCGCGAGTATCGACTCTTAATGCCTTCGTGTTTGGTTGGGTTGCACGAGACATTGCCGATGATATCAGATTTAGTTGATTTCTCACTTTGCGTTAGACATATGTTGATTTCTCACTTTGCGTTAGACATAACCTCTGTGTGAGTGGTACGCGGTGATATTGATGAGTGATTTGGGTTGATTTCAATTGGGTAGTAAGTTTAAGTATCTGACGGGTAGCTCAAATGCAAATATGACGAGTTCTATATGCTTTGAGAACGtgttatttttcttgtttatACTTTAATTTCTGCACTTTATATTCAAACCATATAACTCAAGCTCAGAAACGCGTTAACTGTTGAATGGTGTTCTTTCCCTCTGACCAATTCCTGCGAATGCAGTAAAACCCAAAATTCTTCCAATCTTTTTTGCTTGCTGCTTTACCGCATCAACACCCCCTAttcatcaagaagaaattccacaGGAAAACCCATCACAATTGACTTCTTCCTCCCACTTCTTCACCCAATAAACACAACCACTACAAACGGCGACACAAACATTCCACCACACACAACAAGGCACATCATATACCACACATAACCTTTAAACTAGCTACACTTACCAccctcaataacaacaacaaacatcactaCCGCCACAACACCAACACACTCAAATTCAGGTACCTGAATTTGGGGTTACATACACCCCAAACCATCACCAAAATTTTACCTCACTATTAACATTTGCGATAATGTTTACGTTCCACAATTTGAGCAAAACTTACCACCATCCTTCCCACAACCAGGACCTTCGGGAAATTTATGTCCTCTCATGGACGAGCAAGTTTCTAATTTACCAAACACAGCTGTTTTTGgtgattttaattttttggagGTACCAGCAAATCAAGACAAAGATCTAAGTTCTGACAATATTcctctgtagcggggaaaaattGAGACCAAAGCCATTAGATTGACTTGACTTGACGATATTCCTTTGTATTGTGCATGAATAAGTTATCCCACATGATTAGTGATATAGTTGAAAAGGGGGACTAGGTGGGTATTTAGGTAGGAAGAAGAGGTCTAGTAATAGCACACCTAATGTTTGCTAATGACCTTTTGTTATTTGGTAGAGCTATTGAGAAGTAAGTGAGATGTGTGAAGGAGGTGCGACATAACTTATGTGCCATGTTAGGGCAAATAATCAATAATGAAAAAACTAAAGTGGTTTtttccaacaaaaaaaaaaacacatcaaAGCAATTTAGAAGAAagctattatttgattttaaggaATCAAAAGAGTTTGGAAAGTATTTAGGAGTTCCTTTGACAAGTAAAAGCCCTAAGATGAAAGACTTCCATCATATCTTGGAGCTAGTCAAATCTAAGGGTGTTCATTGGTTTGGGCAAATTTGAATCAAACCAGAATCCAAATCAAACCATAGTATTTAGTTCGGGCAAAGTCCAAACAAAACCAATGAAACCTGATGTTAATTGGTTCGAGTATCGAATTTCTAAAACTCTACCCGCGGGCCCGTCTACCTGAACCAACTATAACTAATTTGTATAATTTATATCTTAATTATCATAGAAACTAGTATAAAGTATTCAActccaagaagaaaaaaaaatgaaattccaTTTGTGACATTCACAATCTATATGGAGAAACgaaaaaaattagggatttatattattattgaaatttaGTTGATGTGAATTAgatatttttttaacaatatttgTGCACATTTGTTTTTAGTGTATccgatcaatccaacccaaaccaacctGTTGTTTCTCGATTTGGTTCGATTTTGGCATTATTGCAAAAatgtaaaaattcaaaccaatcCATATATTTTTGATCGGTTTAGGCCTCAGATtctctcaaaaccaaaccaaatcggcCCGCGAACACCGCTAGGAATCAAACTTTATAACATGAGAAATGCTTTAACAAGTGTTCGTCATGTAGAAAAATTAGTTGATTTGGTGAATCATAGAGGGGAGTGGAGATTTTTTTACCACTATGCCACTTTTATGAAACTTTAATACCAGAATGCCATaaagtgaagaaaaaaaataccAGAATGCGACACTTCCAGTTAGGGTCCGGCCAGGCCTTGGACGGACTGGAAGAGGATTTTTTACTCACGTTGGGGTCCGGCCAGGGGTGGGCCGGACGCAAACTAagcctttttttttaattttttttattttaattgatttaaagaattattaattacaataattgttttttttattgtaaataatgattaaaatacaataaaatataataaaaaacattataatataataaaaaaaaatatttgccaatatttattttattcaatacatAAACGGGTACAAGGAAAAAAACCTATTTTTTCTTGGGCTTTGGTTGGACCATATGACCCCCAGTGAGACATTTTTTGGGTATCTTTGGTCTCGTACCCCTACGTAACGGTTGAACTTCGTTTGGTGGAGGTTGTCATTGTGGAGAATCGTCGCTTGAAAGATCATCGTTTTGATGCGACGGACCATCATCCATAAACCTAGCCAGTTTTTCTGGAGTTATTGTCGGTAAATTATCAAGTATTTCATCATTAGTGATGTCAACGAGTGGTTGATTTGAAGCCACAAAGGTTTGCGGCACTTGTGCTTGAATGTCTGGATAGTAGGCATTTGCGGTGTCAAATGTATGTTGTGGTTGGGAGTGTGAAAGCGGTTGAGATTGGGAGTATGACTGGTCGAAGTCGGGTTGAGGGATTGGGGTGTTATGTACCGGTGGTCgaagtgttgattgttgttgatattgttcttGGTGGTAGTAGTAGTTTGTTTGGGGGGTTGAGGTGTAAGGGCTTGGTGTGGCAAAAAACGTGTGTTGTTGTGTGGTTTGAGTGTGTTGGTATGTTTGTGGAAAGGAAGAAGTTTGTTGTTGGaattgtgtttgttggaattgtgtTTTTGGTTGGAATTGTGGTGTTGGTTGAAATTGTGGTGTTGGTTGGAATTGTGGTGTTGGTTGGAATTGTGGTGTTGTTTGGAATGATTGTGGGATTTGTTGATGAAAGGTTGTTTGTGGGGTTGATGAAGAGGAGGCATAATGACGAGGGTCTGCCAAATACGTTTCTTTCGACAAATATATTAATGGAATATTTCTTAACCATTGCATATATTCATCGGTGTGGCGTAAAGTAGTACTCACCTCACCTATCAttattaagtttcttctatctttCCACTCGTTGTTCTCGTGAATGTTCAAATCTCGATAATTACAATCCTTTACATCATTCTTCGTTACCAAGTGATGATCTCCAAGACACCTCGGGGGTTGAGGGATGTTTTGAGTAAACCCAAATTGAAGCCTAACCCTGTCGGTGTGATGCATTTCcataatataaaaacaaataatatatgtAGTTGCACTCCACGCTCGAGCTTGTCGTTGAGTGCAACGTGGATATTTTTCGTAAGGCCTCCACAAAAACTGtaagacataaataaatataagagtcGTATTCACGTAGATGAAAGATTTAATATATGGCTTGGAAAAAAACTTACATCTCCTTGGACCATGTGATCCAAAATGAAACGATATCCATCAAGAAAAGCATTTGGAGATGAGAAATACTCCATACCTCGTTGTGCAAATCTTGCATATTTAAAAAGTTCAATTAGGAATATGCGTTAATTTAgtggaaaaataaatatatagaataAAGAATTTACCTAGTGGCGTATGGATAGGATGGAGCAATTTCACTCCTTGGAGCAAGTCGTGGAATGCGATAGTAGGTCCACACAGCGAGAATGAGTGAGCAGCCTCCAACACTCATGCATCCTACACAATATGCTTTGCACATCCCCCTATAAAGGTAAGACAAACACGCAAACCCCCAACTATATTTGCCGCATTCATCAAAATCTTTGACAAATTTGAACCAAGAAGAATGCAACACATTATGAGATTTGTCAGGAAGTAAAACTACAATCATACTTAAGATATATAATTTTGCATGCAGTATATTTTCCTGCTCGGTTTGTTGAGAATGTTGTTCTAACTCAATCAACTCGTCGTGGATCCATCTCAATTTTACTGCACCCTTCACCCTATCAATAAAAGGTTCTATGCCTAAAGCATCGACACAAGCATAATCGGGACCTTCGATTTCACCTACTACAGCCCTCCCATCTATGCGGAGGCCAAACAACATATTTATATCCTCTAATGTGATTGTACATTCACCGGTTGGCAAATGAAACGTGTGTGTCTCAAGCCTCCACCTCTCAAGCATCGCAATTACAAGTTTAGAATCAACACTTCTAAAGTTGATTTTGGCGACGATTCCAAAACCGGCTCTTTCCAAGTAAGGCTTGATAGCCTCACTTGGCTCCCTATCAAATAGATGATTATGTAGTCTAAACCTTTTAGACTCATCCTATacaaaaaatatatcattttgttAGTATACAAAAACAATAAACTGTGAAAAATACGTATAAGAAATACTAGTAACAAAACGTACGTATGCAGCCACGTTCTCCCT includes:
- the LOC131628655 gene encoding protein MAIN-LIKE 2-like, translating into MSGLLALGDNHRGTRENVAAYDESKRFRLHNHLFDREPSEAIKPYLERAGFGIVAKINFRSVDSKLVIAMLERWRLETHTFHLPTGECTITLEDINMLFGLRIDGRAVVGEIEGPDYACVDALGIEPFIDRVKGAVKLRWIHDELIELEQHSQQTEQENILHAKLYILSMIVVLLPDKSHNVLHSSWFKFVKDFDECGKYSWGFACLSYLYRGMCKAYCVGCMSVGGCSLILAVWTYYRIPRLAPRSEIAPSYPYATR